The Clostridium sp. AWRP genome has a window encoding:
- a CDS encoding MFS transporter, whose product MSKEIRIAILMAASLFMEMLDGTIVTTALPKMSQYFHTGAATTALLVSAYLITSAIFIPLSGWMAKRFGKKKIWIIAVIIFTLSSLTNALAPNFLFLLLTRIIQGISGSLMTPTARLIVLEKTPASKLLKMVSYLIWPALIAPAIAPLVGGFIVTYWSWQWIFLINVPIGFIIALLGIKWIDADDGKTKNDFDLLGFIEITFASGVILVGAELATHGKNYWVSAMGLIAVGVILGLIVFKHLKKTENPLFSIQALKVTSFRICQTSGSVLWLCVGALPYILTVFLQTVFHWSAVKAGSYVLFIFIGNIGIKPFTNAIIRKLGYRSALLSSFGMVFITSVALAFIRSNTFPVYIMFLALVSGVGRSLALTSYNGLSFSEIAPQDRNSANTLNVVVMTLAQGLGISLVTVVVDILQFYFSIHTAYELGFVFLGLLMIFPVIEVLFLPKNIGHTTIS is encoded by the coding sequence ATGTCAAAAGAAATAAGAATCGCCATATTAATGGCTGCCAGTCTCTTTATGGAAATGCTGGACGGAACAATCGTAACCACTGCACTACCAAAAATGTCTCAATATTTTCATACAGGTGCAGCAACCACCGCTCTACTCGTAAGCGCGTATTTAATTACCTCGGCCATTTTTATTCCGTTGAGTGGATGGATGGCCAAACGATTTGGAAAAAAGAAAATCTGGATCATTGCTGTAATAATCTTTACTCTTAGCTCGTTAACAAATGCCTTAGCGCCTAACTTCCTTTTCCTTTTATTAACGAGAATCATACAAGGCATTTCAGGCTCTCTGATGACCCCCACGGCAAGACTGATTGTCCTAGAAAAGACACCGGCTTCAAAGTTATTAAAAATGGTTAGTTACCTCATTTGGCCTGCATTAATAGCACCCGCTATTGCACCGCTGGTCGGTGGGTTTATCGTGACTTACTGGAGCTGGCAATGGATTTTCCTGATTAACGTTCCAATCGGTTTCATAATCGCTTTATTGGGTATCAAATGGATCGACGCCGATGATGGTAAAACGAAAAACGATTTTGATCTTTTAGGATTTATAGAGATTACCTTTGCATCAGGTGTAATTTTAGTTGGAGCGGAACTGGCTACACATGGCAAAAATTATTGGGTTAGTGCAATGGGCTTGATAGCCGTAGGTGTAATATTGGGTCTCATAGTTTTTAAACATTTGAAAAAAACAGAAAATCCATTATTCTCAATTCAAGCATTAAAAGTAACTTCCTTTCGGATTTGTCAGACAAGCGGTTCGGTTTTGTGGCTGTGTGTTGGGGCATTGCCCTACATACTAACCGTTTTTTTACAAACAGTTTTTCATTGGTCCGCCGTCAAAGCAGGTAGTTATGTGCTGTTCATTTTTATTGGAAACATTGGCATTAAACCTTTTACCAATGCAATTATTCGCAAACTGGGCTACCGCAGCGCTCTGTTGTCATCCTTCGGAATGGTATTTATTACATCGGTTGCTTTAGCATTTATTCGCTCCAATACTTTTCCTGTTTATATTATGTTTCTTGCCTTGGTCTCAGGTGTAGGGCGTTCATTGGCCTTAACAAGTTATAATGGCCTGAGTTTTTCTGAAATAGCACCTCAAGATCGAAACAGCGCAAATACATTGAATGTTGTCGTCATGACATTAGCTCAGGGGCTGGGGATATCACTGGTTACCGTTGTTGTGGATATACTGCAATTTTACTTCTCTATTCACACCGCATATGAATTGGGCTTTGTTTTCCTTGGCTTGTTGATGATATTCCCGGTAATCGAAGTACTGTTTTTACCTAAAAATATAGGACACACCACAATCAGTTAG
- a CDS encoding PadR family transcriptional regulator has protein sequence MINELFILGELMEEPQSGYDLRNGLQIFLGRHRKISYGVLYPLLEKLRNEGFLEMTNVESNGKTKKIASITKKGEKRFFELMKMPVPDGAHSADLYLIKLNVMQHLSLNEQMQLLDKFYQEQKDIIQDARQALNKLAKENSRDHWYASKKFQLLLNQADVTIEWINKFKKELKKGR, from the coding sequence ATGATTAATGAACTCTTTATTTTGGGTGAATTAATGGAGGAACCGCAAAGCGGTTACGACCTCCGTAATGGATTGCAAATTTTTTTAGGTCGTCATCGTAAAATTAGCTATGGGGTACTTTATCCTTTGCTTGAAAAATTAAGAAATGAAGGTTTTCTGGAGATGACGAATGTAGAATCAAACGGAAAGACCAAAAAAATCGCTTCCATTACCAAAAAAGGGGAAAAGCGTTTTTTTGAACTCATGAAAATGCCTGTTCCTGATGGTGCACATAGTGCTGATCTTTATCTGATAAAGCTCAATGTAATGCAGCACCTTTCTTTAAATGAACAGATGCAATTGTTAGATAAATTCTATCAAGAGCAAAAAGATATCATTCAGGATGCGCGGCAAGCACTTAACAAATTAGCGAAAGAAAATTCAAGAGATCACTGGTATGCAAGCAAGAAATTTCAGCTGTTGTTAAACCAAGCTGACGTTACAATTGAGTGGATTAACAAATTTAAGAAAGAATTAAAGAAAGGACGGTAA